The DNA region CACCTCGAAGAGGACAAATACGACGCTTTGCTCAGCGAGTATTATAAGCTCAGGGGCTGGGATGAGAGAGGTATTCCAAAGAAGGAGACACTTAAGGAGCTCAGCTTAGAGGACGTTGTCCCGGAGCTTGAGAAAGTTACGAAGCTCGAATGAGCTTTTTGCCCTTTTGTTTCTCCTTTTCATTGCCGTATTTGAACTCAAAGGAAACCCAATAAATTTTTAGTATAAGACTAAATCACTAATGGGGTGGTGGAAATGGTCAAAATCAAGCTTATGGGGCTCATGGCACACCTGGCTAAGGCACGCGAGCTGGAAGTCAAGCTCGATGGGCCAAAAACAGTTGATGAGCTTTTGAGGGAGGTTATACCGCGCTACGACGAGCTACACGATAAGATAATCCTCGTCAACGGCGTGTCGGCCAAAGGGAATTATGTCTTAAAGGACGACGATGAAGTAAAGGTGATGCCTGTCTTGAGCGGAGGTTAAATTGGGACGACGACGGGAATACCCCTAACGTGTTCTATGTGGGCATCTACCCCATAAACCTCTTTTATGAGCCCAGGTGTTATCACTTCCCTCCCGCCGCTGGCTATTATTTCACCGTTTTTCATCACCAAGAACTTGTCCGCATACCTCAAAGCTAGGTTAACGTCGTGCATTACCACTATTGATATAACTCCTTTCTCCTTTGAGATTTGCCTGACCAGCCTCATTACCTCGTGCTGGCTCTTCAAGTCAAGGTTATTTGTGGGCTCATCCAAGAGCAGGACTTTAGGTTCCTGAGCGAGGGCTCTCGCTATCACAACTTTTTGAAGCTCCCCACCACTTATCTTGTTGGTCATCTTTAGG from Palaeococcus pacificus DY20341 includes:
- a CDS encoding MoaD/ThiS family protein, whose protein sequence is MVKIKLMGLMAHLAKARELEVKLDGPKTVDELLREVIPRYDELHDKIILVNGVSAKGNYVLKDDDEVKVMPVLSGG